A region of the Paenibacillus sp. J23TS9 genome:
TTTCCGTCCCACCGGATCTGCCGCCGGGAGGCGTCGATCCGGAGTACATGCCCCGTAAGCTGTATATCTGCGGGTTCGTCAAACAGGGTGATCGTAACCGGTGAACCGCTGTACCATGCTGCCGCCATCACTCTGGTCATTTCCTCCTCGGCCTGAGGATCAATGAGCGGCGGATGGCGGTGTACCAGATGCTGCTGATGCTGGATATATGCTTCCCGGTGCTCGGGCAGCATCATCCGCGATGATTCAAACAGCCCGTTGCCTTGCAATTTTTTGCTCATTTATAGTGGCCTCCAATTCGAAGAGAGCGTTCCTGCGCTTGGCCGGAATCCTGAAGTGAGGAAGCGCGGAGAATGGCGGTTTCGCCAAACCTACGCTTGATACCGTCCGTGGCCCGCTCCAGCTCCCGCTTCCGGTCACGGTCTCCGAACAGCGTCAGCTGAACGAGGGAATCCGCGCTGAGATCGGATAAGGAGATGCCGATTTTACGGACTGGAAGTCCGTTCCAGTGCCGATGAAACAAAAGGCAGGCCGCGCTGTAAATTTCATCGGTTATATTGGTGGGGTCAGAAAGCTTCATTTGTCTGGAAAAGCCGGTGGGGCGGTCATAGTCTGCCCCTTGGCATCCTACGCTGACGACGAAACCCATCAGTCCCTTTTCCCGGCAGCGCCGGCCGACCTGCTCGCACAGCTCCAGCAGCACGACCCGAAGTTCTTTCCAGTCTGTATAGTCACGCGGAAGTGTCATTTGATGTCCTACGCCCTTTTGCTGCTGGAGCTGGCTATGAGGTGTGACAGGGGAAGAATCCATGCCGCGGGCAATGCGCCACAGCACCTCGCCGTTCACGCCCCAGCGCTCAGTCAGCCGGGGCAGCGGCGTTTGCGCCAGATCTCCGATGGTGTGGATACCCATCTTGAATAAGTGGCGGGTCATCCGCGAGCCGACCATGAACATTTCATGTACAGGCTTTTCCCACAGGTCTTTGGCCAACTCCTCACGCTTCAGTGTGTAGATGCCTTCCTTGTTCTTTTTGGCAAAAATATCGCAGGCCATTTTACTGAGAACCTTGCAATCGCTGATTCCTACCCGTACATAAATGCCGGTTTCATACTTTACCTGATGCTGAATCCGGCGTGCGATTTCATCCGGGCTGCCAAACAATCCGAGACTGCCGGTGACATCCAGATGTTGTTCATCAATGCTGTAAGGCTCCACAAGATCGGTGAAGGATTGCAGAATTTCCGTGATATGCAGAGATACACGGATATATTCGGCCATCCGCGGGCGGACGACAATCAGATGCGGGCATTTGCGCAGCGCATCCCCGAGGCGCTCGGCCGTTGTCACCCCAAATTTCTTGGCAAGCGGGCATGCGGCAAGAATGATGCCTGAGCGGCGGGCAGGATCCCCGGATACGACTAAAGGCTTGCCCTCATATTCGGGATGGGCAGCCTTCTCGACGCTGGCATAAAAGGACTGGCAGTCAGCCAGCATAATGACACGGTTTTTTGCCTTGACCATGGGACTCGCTCCTTATCATTTCACAATTGCAGGAACACATGTTCTTATTATTATTAGCATAACGGAGAAATATTCTATTTTCAACCGGAATTATTTGCAAAAAAGGCTTATCCGCGGTTTGAATTTCTGAGATCATCAACCATATTCCTAGTTATAAAGGAGCGCAAACCAACTGGGGCCTACTTTAATAGTACCCGGATAGTCATACCAATTATATCCATATATATCCATTTAATAAACATCCGGGACTGTTTGTCCCGTCCGGGACTCTCTCCTTATTTTTTGAAAAATGCGATTTTCGGAAAACGTTGTAGTGGCGCGGTTTTTCGCTGCTGCTTTATCGGACTATAGTATCAATTTTGTAATCTTTATGGATAAAGATGTTAAAACGACCACAACTTTAGCAATTTTTCGACGTATACATAACCAGTTGTCGCTTCGGCCAAGGGAAGATACCGCTGCTTAACTACCCATGCAGACGTCAGTGCTGAAGTTCGGCCACTGCCGTTTTTTTGTTTCTGAGACATCAGCGGGATAGGTCGCCAGGTTCTGAAAAATCCTTCCAGCAGCCTAGTTTACAGATTGCTAATCTTCGTTAAAAATTAAGTTATGACAAAAAACGAGAATGCCGGGCCAAGAAGAGGCCAAGCAAAATAGAGGTGAGAACTTTCAGGCGATGATCAAACGTAGAATACTATTCATCTGGATCACAGCAGCCGCCGTTCTCATTGCCGGAGGAGTTGTTGCCGGATTTACGGTGAACAGCTCGTCGGTGACGGCATACAAAGATCAGGATGGAACTAAATTCACATTTAAGACCCAGAGCGACCGTTTTATGCGATATGACAAGGATGGGAACTGGAAGGAAATGTTTGTAAAAGGCGTGAACCTGGGTGCTACGGTTCCCGGACATTTTCCGGGAGAGCTTCCGGCTACTGAAGAGGATTACCTGCGCTGGTTCAAGCAGATCGATGAAATGGGGGCAAACGTCATCCGTGTCTACACCGTGCATCAGCCCGTGTTTTACTCGGCGCTTGTGAAATACAACAAGGATAAAGGCGACGATCCTTTGTATTTCATGCAGGGCATCTGGTCCCCGGAGGAAGAGCTGATAGAACGTCAGGATGCCTATGCGGAAGATATCAGCAAGCAGTTCAATGCTGAAATAAAGAAGGCAGTGGCTGCGGTATATGGTGATGTCGACGTGCCGCAGAAGCAGGGAGCATCCAGCGGAGATTACACAACAAATGCAGGCAAGTATTT
Encoded here:
- a CDS encoding YolD-like family protein, with the translated sequence MSKKLQGNGLFESSRMMLPEHREAYIQHQQHLVHRHPPLIDPQAEEEMTRVMAAAWYSGSPVTITLFDEPADIQLTGHVLRIDASRRQIRWDGNDGEGPEWIRMDQIIGAVAESEI
- a CDS encoding DNA polymerase IV, with the protein product MVKAKNRVIMLADCQSFYASVEKAAHPEYEGKPLVVSGDPARRSGIILAACPLAKKFGVTTAERLGDALRKCPHLIVVRPRMAEYIRVSLHITEILQSFTDLVEPYSIDEQHLDVTGSLGLFGSPDEIARRIQHQVKYETGIYVRVGISDCKVLSKMACDIFAKKNKEGIYTLKREELAKDLWEKPVHEMFMVGSRMTRHLFKMGIHTIGDLAQTPLPRLTERWGVNGEVLWRIARGMDSSPVTPHSQLQQQKGVGHQMTLPRDYTDWKELRVVLLELCEQVGRRCREKGLMGFVVSVGCQGADYDRPTGFSRQMKLSDPTNITDEIYSAACLLFHRHWNGLPVRKIGISLSDLSADSLVQLTLFGDRDRKRELERATDGIKRRFGETAILRASSLQDSGQAQERSLRIGGHYK